From Sphingobacterium sp. lm-10, the proteins below share one genomic window:
- the serS gene encoding serine--tRNA ligase, which yields MLQISYIRENKDEVIAGLQKRNFKELNLIDDVIALDESRRTLQGNSEAIAAEANSCAKQIGELMRQGKKEEAEAIKAKTSGHKSQLKEFGDELVRVEQELHDKLVQLPNLPHTSVPIGTSPEENEVVLEHGEIPSLGDHALPHWELAAKYKLIDFELGTKIAGAGFPVYTGKGARLQRGLINFFLDEAMKAGYHEVQVPHVVNETSAYSTGALPDKEGQMYHITQDDLYLIPTAEVPVTNIYRDEIVKEEQFPIMNCAYTPCFRREAGSYGAHVRGLNRLHQFDKIEIVQVVHPDKSYDTLEEMSTYVQSLLQKLELPYRVLRLCGGDMGFASALTYDMETYSTAQQRWLEVSSVSNFETFQSNRLKVRFRNGEGKMTLAHTLNGSALALPRIVATLLENHQTEKGIKIPKVLVPYVGFEYID from the coding sequence ATGTTGCAGATCAGTTATATCCGTGAAAACAAGGATGAGGTAATCGCAGGATTGCAGAAGAGAAACTTCAAAGAGTTGAATTTGATAGATGATGTAATCGCATTAGACGAATCGCGTCGTACCCTTCAAGGCAACTCGGAAGCGATAGCTGCCGAAGCGAATTCTTGTGCCAAGCAGATTGGAGAGCTGATGCGACAAGGTAAAAAAGAAGAAGCGGAAGCGATCAAAGCAAAAACTTCTGGCCACAAATCGCAGCTTAAGGAATTTGGCGACGAGCTAGTTCGTGTGGAGCAGGAGTTACATGATAAGCTGGTGCAATTGCCGAACTTACCACATACCTCCGTACCGATTGGCACATCTCCAGAAGAAAATGAGGTGGTATTAGAGCACGGCGAGATCCCGAGCTTAGGAGATCATGCGCTTCCCCATTGGGAACTAGCCGCAAAATATAAATTGATTGACTTTGAACTGGGCACGAAGATCGCTGGAGCAGGATTTCCGGTATATACGGGTAAAGGGGCGCGTTTACAGCGTGGTTTGATCAATTTTTTCTTAGACGAAGCAATGAAAGCGGGCTACCACGAGGTGCAGGTCCCTCATGTAGTGAATGAGACTTCAGCTTATTCTACCGGTGCCTTGCCAGATAAGGAAGGGCAAATGTATCATATCACCCAAGACGATTTGTACCTGATCCCTACGGCGGAAGTACCTGTCACCAATATTTACCGCGATGAAATTGTAAAGGAAGAGCAATTTCCGATTATGAATTGTGCTTATACACCATGTTTTCGTCGAGAAGCGGGTTCTTATGGCGCACATGTGCGCGGTTTGAATCGCTTGCACCAGTTTGATAAGATAGAGATCGTACAAGTGGTGCATCCGGATAAATCGTATGACACGTTGGAAGAAATGAGTACCTACGTACAGTCGTTATTGCAAAAGTTAGAGCTTCCATACCGAGTATTGCGACTATGTGGTGGAGACATGGGATTTGCATCGGCACTTACTTATGATATGGAGACTTATAGTACAGCACAACAACGCTGGTTAGAAGTGTCTTCTGTGTCCAACTTCGAAACTTTTCAATCTAATCGTTTAAAAGTACGCTTTCGTAATGGGGAAGGTAAAATGACTTTGGCACATACCTTAAATGGTTCGGCATTAGCATTACCACGTATTGTAGCTACATTGCTGGAGAATCACCAAACAGAAAAGGGAATAAAAATTCCCAAAGTATTGGTCCCTTATGTAGGATTTGAATACATCGATTAG